A window of the Synchiropus splendidus isolate RoL2022-P1 chromosome 6, RoL_Sspl_1.0, whole genome shotgun sequence genome harbors these coding sequences:
- the med20 gene encoding mediator of RNA polymerase II transcription subunit 20, which yields MGVTCVCQVPVAEGKSVQQSVDLLHKKLEQLGAVKQGSFCVDCETYHATGNVSGQPSKLLYVMHNSETPLSCLAMYEGGPCLVSDANFDVLMVKLKSHFQNAKAHKVECRGSRYRYCDFLIKVGTVTMSCSARGISVEVEYCPCVIPGDCWNLMKEFMQSFLGTNVPELPSVFSAKPEGLFAPADCVDTMTQYLELFNKLRKLQIQSSNAR from the exons ATGGGAGTCACTTG TGTATGCCAGGTACCGGTGGCAGAGGGCAAGAGTGTCCAACAGTCGGTCGACCTTCTGCACAAGAAGTTGGAGCAGCTTGGTGCTGTGAAACAGGGCAGCTTCTGCGTAGACTGTGAGACATACCATGCAACTGGAAACGTCAGCG GACAGCCCTCCAAACTTCTCTATGTCATGCACAACTCTGAAACTCCGTTGAGCTGCCTGGCAATGTATGAAGGAGGACCCTGCCTGGTGTCCGATGCAAATTTTGATGTTCTTATGGTCAAGCTGAAAAGCCACTTTCAGAACGCAAAGGCCCATAAGGTGGAATGTCGAGGTTCCAGATACCGCTACTGTGACTTTTTAATTAAAGTTGGCACTGTGACGATGAGCTGCAGTGCAAGAGGAATATCAGTAGAG GTGGAGTACTGTCCCTGTGTTATCCCTGGGGACTGCTGGAATCTTATGAAGGAATTCATGCAGTCTTTTCTTGGTACCAACGTTCCAGAGTTGCCGTCTGTGTTCAGCGCCAAACCTGAAGGGCTTTTTGCACCTGCAGACTGTGTGGACACAATGACTCAGTATTTGGAATTGTTTAACAAACTTCGTAAACTGCAAATCCAGAGTAGTAATGCACGCTGA
- the usp49 gene encoding ubiquitin carboxyl-terminal hydrolase 49 gives MDRCKHVGRFRLGDNHSILNPQKWRCMDCSTTDSVWACLKCSHVACGHYVEEHSLKHFQESEHPLAMEVRELDVFCFECGDYVLNDNAEGDLKLLRGALSTVRSNGRRSLRSSTMESGPQPVMQVAMHHRRKALLGKMFQRWIRKHQELQNQRKEKLEAARQQKKEVKRRLLEELVNVPPRKSARLLTQAPRSTITLIPRKFRDPPERLPPSKKPSLLPLSRKAPQNGRAAKLGRYYSTHTVSRRRLAPGVTGLRNLGNTCYMNSILQVLSHLQKFRECFLTLDLCETEELLAKTNHSQAVKGMSGSVVSSGPLIGCPLGSVGKASSENLQVGQQPNPPPASQTTELVQPKEPRSSTRQQMSLCHELHTLFRVMWSGRWSLVSPFAMLHSVWNLIPAFRGYDQQDAQEFLCELLDKVQQELDTEGSKRRIVIPITKRKLSKQVLKVLNTIFHGQLLSQVTCLSCKHKSNTVEPFWDLSLEFPERYHSSDKSSGSAAYQRSCTLTEMLSKFTEMEALEGRIYACNHCNKRRRKTSHKPLVLSEARKQLLIYRLPQVLRLHLKRFRWSGRNHREKIGVHVAFDQVLNIKPYCCTGLGQSVHRGGYTYDLSAVVMHHGKGFGSGHYTAYCYNTEGGFWVHCNDSEMKVCSVEEVCNTQAYILFYTQRSS, from the exons ATGGATCGCTGTAAACACGTTGGGCGCTTTCGTTTAGGGGATAACCATTCCATCCTGAACCCACAAAAATGGCGCTGCATGGACTGCAGCACCACAGATTCAGTCTGGGCCTGCCTCAAGTGCTCCCACGTGGCCTGTGGACATTACGTGGAGGAGCACTCGCTAAAACACTTTCAGGAGTCCGAACATCCGCTGGCTATGGAGGTTCGTGAACTGGATGTCTTCTGCTTTGAATGTGGCGATTATGTCCTTAATGACAATGCGGAGGGGGATCTAAAGCTGCTTAGGGGAGCGCTCTCGACTGTTCGGAGCAATGGAAGACGTTCTCTTCGCTCCTCCACGATGGAAAGTGGACCACAGCCCGTCATGCAAGTGGCAATGCATCACAGGAGGAAAGCTCTACTAGGAAAAATGTTTCAGAGGTGGATAAGAAAACACCAGGAGTTGCAGAATCAACGCAAAGAGAAACTGGAAGCAGCCAGACAGCAAAAGAAAGAGGTCAAAAGGCGACTCCTGGAAGAGCTGGTCAACGTTCCTCCCAGAAAGAGTGCCAGGCTTCTTACTCAGGCTCCACGTTCGACCATCACGCTCATTCCTCGCAAATTCCGTGACCCTCCAGAACGCCTACCTCCTTCCAAGAAGCCTTCCCTTCTACCCCTTTCCCGAAAAGCTCCTCAGAATGGCAGAGCAGCTAAACTGGGGCGTTACTACTCCACACACACTGTGTCCCGCCGGAGACTGGCTCCTGGCGTCACTGGTCTCCGAAACCTGGGGAACACATGTTACATGAACTCAATATTGCAAGTGCTGAGTCACCTGCAGAAATTCAGGGAGTGTTTTCTCACTTTGGACCTGTGTGAGACTGAGGAGCTGCTGGCCAAAACCAATCACTCACAAGCAGTGAAAGGGATGAGCGGGAGTGTGGTCAGTAGTGGGCCGCTGATTGGCTGCCCTCTTGGAAGCGTGGGGAAGGCAAGCAGTGAGAATCTACAGGTGGGACAACAGCCAAACCCCCCACCTGCCTCTCAGACTACTGAGTTGGTTCAGCCCAAGGAACCTCGAAGCTCCACTCGCCAACAGATGTCCCTGTGCCACGAGTTGCATACACTTTTCAGGGTCATGTGGTCAGGCCGGTGGTCGCTGGTTTCTCCATTTGCCATGTTGCACTCAGTGTGGAACCTTATTCCTGCTTTCCGTGGCTACGACCAGCAGGATGCCCAGGAGTTTTTATGTGAGCTGCTTGACAAAGTACAGCAGGAGCTGGACACAGAGGGGTCCAAACGCAGGATAGTTATCCCCATAACCAAGAGGAAACTGTCCAAGCAAGTCCTGAAGGTTCTGAACACCATCTTTCATGGGCAACTTCTCAGCCAG GTGACATGTCTTTCCTGTAAGCACAAGTCAAACACAGTTGAGCCGTTCTGGGACTTGTCCTTGGAGTTTCCAGAGCGATACCACAGCTCTGATAAAAGCTCAGGCTCCGCGGCTTACCAGCGCAGCTGCACCCTCACCGAGATGCTGTCAAAGTTTACGGAGATGGAGGCGTTGGAAGGAAGGATCTATGCCTGCAACCACTGCAACA AGAGAAGACGGAAAACATCCCACAAGCCTTTAGTTCTTTCAGAGGCACGAAAGCAGCTTCTGATCTACCGTTTACCTCAGGTTCTACGGCTGCACCTCAAACGTTTCAG GTGGTCCGGAAGAAACCACAGAGAGAAAATCGGCGTCCACGTGGCCTTTGACCAGGTTCTGAACATCAAGCCCTACTGCTGCACTGGCTTAGGTCAATCAGTCCACAGAGGAGGCTACACCTACGATCTGTCTGCTGTCGTCATGCATCATGGCAAAGGCTTCGGCTCAGGGCACTACACTGCATACTGCTACAACACGGAAGGAG GTTTTTGGGTTCACTGCAATGACTCTGAGATGAAGGTGTGCAGTGTGGAGGAGGTGTGCAACACTCAGGCCTACATCCTCTTCTACACCCAGAGATCCTCCTGA
- the bysl gene encoding bystin translates to MPKVKKSKGAGGEKSGVAVALADQILQADTVRSKGRVKIRDTRAENDDSYVDERLSRKILQQARIQQEELQTEYGLAPEKKKKPVTVLGPQDTQDADSDEEWPALGAGPSDTDVGCDTEIVVDPDDEKAIEMFMNKNPPMRRTLADIIMEKITEKQTEVGTVMSEVSGLPAAQLDPRVVEVYRGVNKVLSKYRSGKLPKAFKIIPALSNWEQVLYLTEPESWTAAAMYQATRIFSSNLKERMAQRFYNLVLLPRVRDDIAEYKRLNYHLYSALKKALFKPGAWFKGILIPLCESGTCTLREAIIIGSILTKCSIPVLHSSATMLKLAEMEYNGANSIFLRLLLDKKYALPFRVLDALVAHFLSFRNEKRELPVLWHQSLLTMAQRYKADLASEQKNALLELLRIQTHPQISAEIRRELQNSESRDIEIGLPVTVEMD, encoded by the exons ATGCCAAAAGTAAAGAAGTCAAAGGGGGCGGGTGGCGAGAAGAGCGGGGTCGCAGTGGCGCTGGCTGACCAGATTCTTCAGGCGGACACGGTGCGGTCGAAAGGCCGGGTGAAGATTAGAGACACACGGGCTGAGAACGACGACTCGTACGTGGACGAGCGGCTGTCGCGGAAGATCTTACAGCAAGCAAGAATCCAGCAAGAGGAACTTCAGACGGAATATGGCCTGGCgccggagaagaagaagaaacctgTCACCGTTCTTG GCCCACAGGACACACAGGACGCAGATTCAGACGAAGAGTGGCCTGCACTGGGAGCAGGACCATCAGACACTGATGTTGGGTGTGACACAGAGATTGTCGTTGATCCCGATGATGAAAAGGCCATTGAAATGTTCATGAATAAGAACCCACCCATGAG ACGCACCTTAGCGGACATTATTATGGAGAAGATAACAGAGAAACAGACTGAGGTTGGAACAGTCATGTCTGAAGTCTCTGGTCTTCCTGCTGCACAGCTCGACCCAAGGGTTGTAGAGGTCTATAGAGGTGTCAATAAG GTTCTGTCCAAATATCGCAGTGGCAAGTTGCCCAAAGCCTTTAAAATCATCCCAGCATTATCAAACTGGGAGCAGGTCCTTTATTTGACTGAACCTGAGAGTTGGACTGCTGCTGCGATGTACCAAGCCACAAG aaTCTTCTCATCAAATTTGAAAGAGCGGATGGCCCAACGATTCTACAACCTGGTGCTCCTTCCGAGAGTGCGAGATGATATTGCAGAGTACAAACGACTTAACTATCATCTTTACAGTGCCCTCAAGAAAGCTTTGTTCAAACCAGGGGCGTGGTTCAAAG GTATTTTAATCCCCCTGTGTGAATCGGGGACCTGCACCCTGAGAGAGGCCATCATTATCGGAAGCATTCTCACGAAGTGCTCGATCCCCGTTCTCCACTCCAG TGCTACGATGCTTAAGTTGGCAGAGATGGAGTACAACGGCGCCAACAGCATTTTCCTACGCCTCCTACTGGACAAGAAGTACGCCCTGCCTTTCCGTGTCCTAGATGCCTTGGTGGCTCACTTCCTCTCTTTCCGCAATGAGAAACGTGAGCTTCCTGTCCTGTGGCATCAGAGCTTACTCACCATGGCTCAACGCTACAAAGCTGACCTGGCGTCTGAGCAGAAGAACGCCCTCCTGGAGCTGCTCAGGATTCAAACGCACCCTCAGATCTCAGCAGAGATTCGCAGAGAACTGCAAAATTCGGAGTCCAGAGATATTGAAATTGGCCTTCCTGTTACTGTCGAAATGGACTGA